A stretch of Candidatus Methylacidithermus pantelleriae DNA encodes these proteins:
- a CDS encoding cytochrome C assembly family protein encodes MTARGWLFAATALTAVAAGVGLPSLSNPKTRLPPGTTALLAFAFLFESIFLYQEGKTVGHCPITTLGEVSAFLAWSFLLTHLVIGPIYHVSVLGLFTAPVVTVFNLAALVLPWDRARPLPKVGPVLEFHATVALLAYGVLGLAAIASFLFLVQEHELKHYRLGLWLFRLPSLGELMVIQRRLLAFGFVLLSLGIGLGFWISTQGQWDWVKVAWSGLVWLVYFFLVLAPRTVRWSCHQMALASLVSYLFILLTFWGINSLSQNHRFL; translated from the coding sequence ATGACAGCCCGAGGCTGGCTTTTCGCTGCCACTGCGCTTACAGCGGTCGCTGCAGGGGTGGGACTTCCCTCCTTGAGTAACCCCAAAACCCGCCTTCCCCCAGGGACAACCGCTCTTTTAGCCTTCGCGTTTCTTTTTGAATCGATCTTCTTATATCAAGAGGGAAAAACGGTAGGTCATTGCCCCATTACCACCCTGGGGGAAGTATCGGCGTTCCTCGCGTGGTCTTTCCTTTTGACCCATCTGGTCATTGGTCCCATCTACCATGTTTCGGTTCTCGGGTTATTTACCGCTCCCGTGGTGACGGTTTTTAACCTGGCAGCTCTGGTTCTTCCCTGGGACCGTGCCCGTCCCCTTCCCAAAGTGGGCCCGGTGCTCGAATTCCATGCGACGGTGGCGCTCCTTGCCTATGGAGTCCTTGGGCTTGCAGCCATCGCGTCCTTTCTTTTCCTTGTGCAGGAACACGAGCTGAAACATTACCGCCTAGGGCTTTGGCTTTTCCGGCTCCCATCGCTAGGAGAACTTATGGTCATCCAACGACGCCTCCTTGCTTTTGGATTTGTTCTCCTTAGCCTTGGGATCGGGCTAGGGTTTTGGATCTCCACACAAGGCCAGTGGGACTGGGTCAAGGTTGCGTGGTCAGGACTTGTTTGGTTGGTGTATTTTTTTCTTGTATTAGCTCCCCGCACGGTTCGGTGGAGCTGCCACCAGATGGCCCTTGCGTCACTGGTTAGCTACCTCTTTATCCTGCTAACGTTCTGGGGAATCAACTCGCTATCGCAGAACCACCGGTTTCTGTGA
- the hemA gene encoding glutamyl-tRNA reductase — protein sequence MRLGLCCGGISFRTAPLEIRERVSFATRQLPLALPEMRAFMHVEEAVLVSTCNRVDFFARSCDPGRTQKAWAEFLQNFHKISTDLSPFLQFREERSCVEYLFRVAAGLESMVVGETEILGQLKEAYGIAKELGMTGPWLNRLFQSAFAAAKQCRSSTFITRGSVSVGSVAADLAEKLFGSLTQRVVVLIGTGTMATRTARALHARGAKLVVIGGRHFERAQKIAFELGAIASTWEEFAFWGQLADVILSSTSAPNYVIRRENLGPILSVRRGRPLFLIDLAVPRDIDPSLHLLDDVYLYNIDDLKEMAEQNLKQRYQELERCSLIIQNFVDQFMKWAQDRFAAGELAPRKV from the coding sequence ATGAGGCTGGGTTTGTGTTGTGGAGGGATCTCCTTCCGGACCGCACCGTTGGAAATTCGCGAACGGGTTAGCTTTGCAACCCGGCAGCTCCCCCTAGCTCTTCCCGAGATGCGCGCATTCATGCACGTAGAGGAAGCCGTTTTAGTTTCTACCTGCAACCGGGTGGATTTTTTTGCGCGCTCCTGCGATCCCGGGCGGACCCAAAAAGCGTGGGCGGAGTTTCTCCAGAATTTCCATAAGATTTCCACCGATCTTAGCCCTTTTCTCCAATTTCGAGAGGAAAGATCCTGCGTGGAGTATCTCTTTCGAGTGGCCGCTGGCCTCGAGTCTATGGTTGTTGGCGAGACAGAGATTCTTGGGCAATTGAAGGAAGCCTACGGGATCGCCAAGGAACTGGGAATGACCGGGCCCTGGCTTAACCGGCTGTTTCAATCCGCGTTTGCTGCCGCTAAACAGTGCCGCTCTTCCACCTTCATTACTCGCGGAAGTGTTAGCGTTGGATCCGTCGCGGCTGATTTAGCCGAGAAACTTTTTGGTTCCCTAACCCAGCGGGTCGTCGTTTTGATCGGGACGGGAACCATGGCAACCCGTACGGCCCGTGCCCTTCATGCGCGGGGAGCCAAGCTCGTAGTGATCGGAGGGAGACATTTCGAACGTGCTCAGAAAATCGCGTTCGAGTTGGGCGCGATCGCAAGCACGTGGGAAGAATTTGCCTTCTGGGGTCAATTGGCCGATGTCATTCTCAGCTCCACTTCTGCTCCCAACTACGTTATCAGAAGGGAAAATCTGGGTCCGATTCTCTCCGTCCGAAGGGGCCGGCCGCTTTTTTTAATCGATCTTGCCGTACCCCGTGACATCGATCCGTCTCTCCACCTTTTGGACGATGTGTATCTTTATAATATTGACGACCTCAAAGAGATGGCCGAACAGAATCTCAAACAGCGATACCAGGAATTGGAACGCTGCTCTCTGATCATCCAAAACTTTGTAGATCAATTCATGAAGTGGGCCCAGGACCGGTTTGCCGCTGGCGAACTGGCGCCCAGAAAAGTCTGA
- the hemC gene encoding hydroxymethylbilane synthase, which translates to MATERLCVGTRGSLLALAQTDQVCRALQHCFPGLFCQKIVLHTRGDQLQDGTPGQASKGIFVREIQEALLRGEIDLAVHSLKDLPVEGHPELEIAAIPKREDARDLWVSNTVARPEELSGEATIATGSLRRQAQLEVLLPRAHFVPVRGNLDTRLAKLLSHPDWTATLVALAGWKRLSPSLTIPYLTPLPFDQMLPAPGQGALAVEIRRNDPSVRDVVRVLHDPPTSAEVRAERAFLYALGGGCRAPIAAKGTVEGNRLVLEGFAHLPGWEKPKRARIEGTVQDPEGVGKKLAEQLHKQDPS; encoded by the coding sequence GTGGCCACCGAGCGTCTGTGTGTTGGCACTCGAGGGAGCTTACTAGCTCTCGCACAAACGGACCAGGTCTGCCGGGCTCTGCAACATTGTTTTCCAGGACTTTTTTGTCAGAAAATCGTTCTTCACACCCGCGGAGACCAGCTCCAGGATGGAACACCGGGGCAAGCTAGCAAAGGGATCTTTGTCCGGGAGATCCAGGAAGCTCTCCTCCGAGGAGAAATCGATCTTGCGGTTCATAGTCTTAAGGACCTTCCAGTAGAAGGACATCCGGAACTTGAGATCGCCGCCATCCCCAAACGAGAGGACGCTCGCGATCTTTGGGTGAGTAACACCGTTGCCCGTCCTGAGGAGCTTTCGGGGGAAGCTACCATTGCGACAGGGAGTTTGCGACGTCAGGCACAGTTGGAGGTTCTCCTTCCCCGGGCGCATTTCGTTCCTGTCCGGGGGAACCTGGATACCCGGCTCGCCAAGCTTTTGTCTCATCCGGATTGGACTGCTACCCTGGTTGCTTTGGCCGGATGGAAAAGGCTCTCTCCTTCGCTTACGATTCCCTATCTTACTCCCTTGCCGTTCGACCAAATGCTTCCTGCCCCGGGGCAGGGAGCTTTGGCGGTTGAAATTCGACGGAATGATCCTTCGGTCAGAGATGTGGTACGCGTGCTCCACGATCCACCGACGAGCGCAGAGGTACGGGCGGAACGAGCTTTTTTATACGCTTTGGGGGGAGGTTGCCGGGCTCCCATTGCAGCCAAAGGGACCGTTGAGGGTAACCGACTGGTCCTGGAAGGCTTTGCCCACCTTCCCGGATGGGAAAAACCCAAACGGGCCCGTATTGAAGGGACGGTTCAGGATCCAGAAGGGGTTGGAAAAAAGCTAGCCGAACAACTCCATAAACAGGATCCTAGCTAG
- the cobA gene encoding uroporphyrinogen-III C-methyltransferase, with protein MEPIHVPGKPAKGIVYLAGAGPGDPSLVTLRTKELLEQADVILYDHLCHPRLLRWARPGAQMIYVGKTPGKPALTQRMITEQLIAQARAAKKVLRLKGGDPFLFGRGAEEASALADAGVAFEVVPGVSSALAVPAYAGIPLTHRELSSCALILTGHEDPQKKETQIRWDLVATLPGTKVILMGATTLHSTVRLLLEKGMNPKTPSAAIQWGTYPWQKTIQTSLEELPARAQESGLGPPMIVILGEVVNLRTQLQWWEKRPLWGQRVVLTRPMHELELASRLLQELGADVLEIPTIQIEPLPLEPAQLQWIQRCKDSFDWLVFTSANGAKIFFELLWKLHGDVRALGNARIAAVGKKTAQAVEAFHLKVDLIPERFTTEELAQKLTDEDVKNKRVCLVRGTLADPKLKVFLEAHGAQVIPLTVYQTTLQREDPTGDRNRLQNEGAHWILFASPSAVHAWKDLGLDQATKNHPRPKYASIGPVTTQALKHLGYPVDCEASEHTMKGLIDCLLQEVNQSHAPS; from the coding sequence ATGGAGCCGATTCACGTGCCAGGCAAACCCGCCAAGGGGATTGTTTATCTTGCCGGAGCCGGGCCAGGAGATCCTTCGCTCGTCACCCTCCGGACCAAGGAACTTCTAGAGCAAGCCGACGTTATCCTTTATGATCACTTGTGCCATCCCAGGCTCCTCCGGTGGGCCAGGCCCGGAGCGCAAATGATCTACGTTGGTAAAACCCCCGGTAAGCCCGCCCTCACTCAAAGGATGATTACAGAACAACTCATCGCGCAGGCTCGAGCGGCTAAGAAGGTCCTTCGACTCAAAGGCGGAGACCCTTTCCTTTTTGGTCGAGGAGCAGAAGAAGCCTCGGCGCTAGCTGACGCCGGAGTTGCGTTCGAAGTGGTGCCCGGCGTTTCTTCGGCGCTTGCTGTCCCGGCCTACGCTGGCATCCCGCTGACGCACCGGGAGCTTTCGTCTTGCGCCCTCATCCTTACCGGTCACGAAGACCCCCAAAAGAAGGAGACCCAGATCCGATGGGATCTGGTGGCAACCCTCCCGGGGACCAAAGTGATCCTCATGGGAGCAACTACGCTCCATTCTACTGTACGGTTGCTCCTGGAAAAAGGCATGAACCCTAAGACCCCATCGGCGGCCATCCAGTGGGGAACCTATCCCTGGCAGAAAACGATCCAGACCTCCCTTGAAGAGTTACCCGCCCGCGCGCAAGAGTCCGGGCTCGGTCCTCCCATGATAGTGATCCTCGGGGAGGTTGTCAACCTCCGCACCCAGCTCCAGTGGTGGGAAAAACGCCCTCTCTGGGGCCAGAGGGTCGTTCTCACCCGGCCCATGCATGAGCTTGAGCTCGCCTCACGTTTGTTACAGGAACTTGGTGCCGATGTGCTGGAAATTCCTACCATTCAAATCGAGCCTCTCCCGTTAGAACCAGCCCAGCTCCAGTGGATTCAACGCTGTAAAGACTCTTTTGATTGGCTCGTCTTTACGAGCGCTAACGGCGCAAAAATCTTTTTCGAGCTCCTTTGGAAGCTTCACGGAGATGTCCGTGCCCTGGGCAATGCAAGGATCGCTGCCGTGGGGAAGAAAACCGCTCAAGCCGTTGAAGCTTTCCATCTGAAAGTAGATCTCATACCGGAACGATTCACCACGGAAGAACTGGCTCAAAAGCTCACAGACGAAGACGTCAAAAACAAACGGGTGTGTCTTGTGCGCGGTACACTTGCCGATCCAAAGCTCAAAGTGTTTTTGGAGGCACACGGAGCCCAGGTCATCCCACTAACCGTCTATCAAACGACGTTGCAACGCGAAGACCCCACAGGAGATCGAAACCGGCTCCAAAACGAAGGCGCTCACTGGATTCTCTTCGCGAGCCCCAGCGCAGTACACGCTTGGAAGGATTTGGGCTTGGACCAAGCTACAAAGAATCACCCGCGCCCTAAGTACGCAAGCATTGGACCGGTGACAACCCAGGCGCTAAAGCATCTTGGTTATCCTGTCGATTGTGAAGCCAGCGAGCACACGATGAAGGGTCTTATCGATTGTCTCTTACAGGAAGTCAACCAGAGCCATGCACCAAGCTAA